A genomic segment from Acipenser ruthenus chromosome 5, fAciRut3.2 maternal haplotype, whole genome shotgun sequence encodes:
- the LOC117403395 gene encoding sterile alpha motif domain-containing protein 12-like has product MQHTSEHMSQNKLQPTVTSVDCKKRVSLWTVQKVHSWARLQFPCCQTSFLLAIVNHAISGRALLRLTDSKLERMGIAQEQQRHDILQEVLSLRVIEELDNLNEIVSECFFTL; this is encoded by the exons AACAAGCTCCAGCCCACAGTAACCAGTGTGGACTGCAAAAAGAGAGTCTCCCTCTGGACAGTGCAAAAGGTGCACAGTTGGGCGAGGCTGCAGTTCCCTTGTTGTCAGACTTCCTTTCTGCTTGCAATTGTGAATCATGCTATATCAG GCCGTGCTCTTCTGAGACTGACAGACAGCAAGCTGGAAAGAATGGGGATAGCGCAGGAGCAGCAGCGGCATGACATTCTACAAGAGGTGCTTTCACTGCGAGTCATTGAAGAGCTGGATAATCTGAATGAAATAGTCTCCG AATGTTTCTTCACGCTGTGA